Proteins co-encoded in one Lolium rigidum isolate FL_2022 unplaced genomic scaffold, APGP_CSIRO_Lrig_0.1 contig_38571_1, whole genome shotgun sequence genomic window:
- the LOC124681281 gene encoding adenylate-forming reductase 06235-like, protein MDEQGPAVKPIAIKFSSCRGVAFEIKPSPASPFALDSNAGRWVWFPPPFNRQHTSTTFRSAHSRATSSHFCDLDEETDDEDTDDDESVAADEDEEMALASDVRSCRSRRSLTSSAKPVRAAAKGHSRLGVILLDQGLFTVYKRLFVLCVVLNATGLATAATGHFPYAKRHAALFAMGNILALTLCRSEAVLRGVFWLAVALLGRPWVPVVIKTGVTAILQSVGGVHSGCGVSSLAWLVYALVQALEDRPVTPREIVGVASAILALLALSCMAAFPLVRHLHHNVFERTHRFAGWAALVLLWAFVVLSAGYDPTNRSYSGISFLSLAKRQELWLAAVITFFTFLPWLTVRRVPATVTAPSTHASIITFQGGVKAGLLGRISRSPLSEWHAFGIISDDGEAHAMLAGAVGDFTRGLVSDPPSHLWVRRVHFAGLPYLISMYRRVTMVATGSGICVFMSFLLQPSSAEVSLVWVAKEIDANYGEGMSAMVMSNKILGGRVVVHDTATMGRPNVAELAVGAARRWNAEVVIVTSNPEGSRDVVSGCKKAGISAFGPIWDS, encoded by the coding sequence ATGGACGAGCAAGGCCCAGCGGTAAAGCCCATCGCGATCAAGTTCTCGAGCTGCCGAGGCGTTGCCTTTGAGATCAAGCCCTCACCGGCCAGCCCCTTCGCTCTAGACTCCAACGCCGGCCGATGGGTCTGGTTCCCTCCGCCGTTCAACCGCCAACACACCTCCACGACCTTCCGCTCGGCGCACAGCCGTGCAACGAGCAGCCACTTCTGCGACCTAGACGAGGAAACGGACGATGAGGACACGGACGACGACGAGTCCGTTGcagccgacgaggacgaggagatgGCCCTTGCATCCGACGTGCGGAGCTGCCGGAGCAGGAGGTCTCTCACGTCGTCGGCCAAGCCTGTGAGGGCGGCGGCGAAAGGGCACTCTCGGCTCGGCGTCATACTCCTCGACCAGGGCCTGTTCACCGTGTACAAGCGCCTCTTCGTGCTCTGCGTCGTGCTCAACGCGACGGGGCTCGCTACCGCGGCCACCGGCCACTTCCCTTACGCCAAGCGTCACGCCGCCCTGTTCGCCATGGGGAACATACTGGCGCTAACGCTGTGCCGCTCTGAAGCGGTGCTGCGGGGAGTCTTCTGGCTCGCGGTCGCTCTTCTCGGGCGGCCATGGGTGCCTGTCGTCATCAAGACAGGCGTCACGGCGATCCTCCAGTCCGTCGGCGGCGTCCACAGCGGCTGCGGCGTGTCTTCGCTGGCGTGGCTGGTTTACGCGCTCGTGCAGGCGCTCGAGGATCGCCCCGTGACGCCCCGCGAGATCGTGGGCGTCGCGTCCGCTATACTCGCGCTCCTGGCGCTCTCGTGCATGGCGGCGTTCCCGCTCGTGCGCCACCTCCACCACAACGTGTTCGAGCGCACGCACCGATTCGCCGGCTGGGCCGCGCTCGTGCTCCTCTGGGCCTTCGTCGTGCTCTCAGCCGGCTACGACCCGACGAACAGATCATATTCTGGTATCAGCTTTCTCTCCCTCGCTAAGCGCCAGGAGCTATGGCTCGCGGCCGTCATCACCTTCTTCACCTTCCTCCCGTGGCTCACCGTGCGCCGTGTACCGGCCACGgtcaccgcgccgtctacccatgCATCCATCATAACCTTTCAGGGCGGCGTCAAGGCCGGCCTTCTCGGCCGCATCAGCCGCTCGCCGCTCTCCGAGTGGCACGCCTTCGGCATCATCTCCGACGATGGGGAGGCACATGCCATGCTCGCTGGCGCTGTCGGCGACTTCACCCGAGGCCTCGTCTCGGACCCGCCCAGCCACCTGTGGGTGCGTCGAGTCCACTTCGCCGGCCTGCCCTACCTCATCAGCATGTACCGGAGAGTAACAATGGTCGCCACAGGCTCCGGCATATGCGTGTTCATGTCGTTCCTGCTGCAGCCAAGCTCGGCGGAGGTATCCCTTGTGTGGGTGGCCAAGGAGATCGACGCCAACTACGGCGAGGGGATGAGTGCCATGGTAATGAGCAACAAGATCCTTGGAGGGCGTGTGGTCGTGCATGACACGGCGACCATGGGGCGGCCGAACGTGGCGGAGCTAGCCGTTGGCGCGGCGCGACGGTGGAACGCGGAGGTGGTGATAGTGACCAGCAACCCTGAGGGTAGCAGGGACGTCGTGAGCGGGTGCAAGAAGGCCGGCATCTCGGCGTTTGGTCCTATCTGGGATTCTTGA